One genomic window of Glycine max cultivar Williams 82 chromosome 16, Glycine_max_v4.0, whole genome shotgun sequence includes the following:
- the LOC100781246 gene encoding pectin acetylesterase 8 isoform X2, with amino-acid sequence MEITRIGQWLSLLICVLLLLQTEGVPVGITFVENAVAKGAVCLDGSPPAYHFHKGSGAGINNWIVHFEGGGWCNNVTTCLSRRDTRLGSSKKMDTSLSFSGFFSNSKKFNPDFYDWNRIKVRYCDGSSFTGDVEAVDPKTNLHFRGARVFAVVVEDLLAKGMKNAQNAIISGCSAGGLASILNCDRFKSLLPATTKVKCLADAGFFINVKDVSGAQRIEEFYSQVVQTHGSAKNLPTSCTSRLRPGLCFFPQNVVSQISTPIFFVNAAYDSWQIKNILAPGAADPRGQWRECKLDIKNCSPNQLSVMQGFRTDFLRAFSVVGNAASKGHFIDGCYAHCQTGIQETWLRNDSPVVAKTSIAKAVGDWFYDRRPFREIDCAYPCNPTCHNRIFDQNERPDV; translated from the exons ATGGAGATCACTAGAATAGGCCAATGGTTAAGTCTTCTGATATGTGTACTACTATTACTGCAGACAGAAGGGGTTCCTGTGGGAATCACTTTTGTTGAAAATGCAGTGGCAAAAGGGGCTG TTTGTTTGGATGGGAGTCCTCCAGCTTACCACTTCCACAAGGGATCTGGAGCAGGGATTAACAACTGGATAGTTCACTTTGAG GGAGGAGGATGGTGCAACAACGTTACTACTTGCCTTTCCCGTAGGGACACTCGATTAGGTTCATCTAAGAAAATGGATACATCACTTTCCTTTTCTGGGTTTTTCAGTAACAGTAAAAAGTTCAATCCAG ATTTCTATGATTGGAACAGAATCAAGGTTAGGTATTGTGATGGGTCATCATTTACTGGTGATGTTGAAGCTGTTGATCCG AAAACCAATTTGCACTTCAGAGGAGCAAGGGTTTTTGCTGTGGTCGTTGAGGATTTATTAGCAAAAGGAATGAAAAATGCTCAAAAT GCAATTATCTCCGGATGTTCAGCTGGAGGATTGGCTTCTATTCTAAATTGCGATCGATTCAAATCACTACTACCTGCAACAACTAAAGTGAAATGCCTTGCAGATGCTGGTTTTTTTATCAATGT AAAGGATGTCTCTGGAGCACAGCGCATTGAAGAGTTCTACAGTCAAGTTGTTCAAACACAT GGCTCAGCAAAGAATTTGCCTACATCCTGCACTTCAAGACTCAGACCAGGGCTG TGCTTTTTCCCTCAAAATGTCGTGTCCCAAATCAGTACCCCAATCTTCTTTGTAAATGCAGCCTATGACTCATGGCAG ATCAAAAACATTTTGGCACCAGGTGCTGCTGATCCCCGTGGCCAATGGCGTGAATGCAAGCTTGATATCAAAAACTGCTCACCTAATCAACTCAGTGTAATGCAAG GATTCAGGACAGATTTCTTAAGGGCATTTAGTGTGGTTGGCAACGCCGCATCTAAAGGGCATTTTATAGATGGTTGCTATGCACACTGCCAAACTGGAATACAAGAGACATGGCTGAGAAATGACTCCCCAGTGGTGGCCAAGACA TCAATTGCAAAGGCAGTGGGTGATTGGTTTTATGATCGAAGGCCCTTCCGTGAGATAGATTGTGCCTACCCTTGCAACCCTACTTGCCATAATCGTATTTTTGATCAGAATGAGCGTCCAGACGTATAG
- the LOC100781246 gene encoding pectin acetylesterase 8 isoform X1, which yields MTRLEDNIKFSLFYVMEITRIGQWLSLLICVLLLLQTEGVPVGITFVENAVAKGAVCLDGSPPAYHFHKGSGAGINNWIVHFEGGGWCNNVTTCLSRRDTRLGSSKKMDTSLSFSGFFSNSKKFNPDFYDWNRIKVRYCDGSSFTGDVEAVDPKTNLHFRGARVFAVVVEDLLAKGMKNAQNAIISGCSAGGLASILNCDRFKSLLPATTKVKCLADAGFFINVKDVSGAQRIEEFYSQVVQTHGSAKNLPTSCTSRLRPGLCFFPQNVVSQISTPIFFVNAAYDSWQIKNILAPGAADPRGQWRECKLDIKNCSPNQLSVMQGFRTDFLRAFSVVGNAASKGHFIDGCYAHCQTGIQETWLRNDSPVVAKTSIAKAVGDWFYDRRPFREIDCAYPCNPTCHNRIFDQNERPDV from the exons ATGACAAGATTAGAagacaatataaaattttcctTGTTCTATGT AATGGAGATCACTAGAATAGGCCAATGGTTAAGTCTTCTGATATGTGTACTACTATTACTGCAGACAGAAGGGGTTCCTGTGGGAATCACTTTTGTTGAAAATGCAGTGGCAAAAGGGGCTG TTTGTTTGGATGGGAGTCCTCCAGCTTACCACTTCCACAAGGGATCTGGAGCAGGGATTAACAACTGGATAGTTCACTTTGAG GGAGGAGGATGGTGCAACAACGTTACTACTTGCCTTTCCCGTAGGGACACTCGATTAGGTTCATCTAAGAAAATGGATACATCACTTTCCTTTTCTGGGTTTTTCAGTAACAGTAAAAAGTTCAATCCAG ATTTCTATGATTGGAACAGAATCAAGGTTAGGTATTGTGATGGGTCATCATTTACTGGTGATGTTGAAGCTGTTGATCCG AAAACCAATTTGCACTTCAGAGGAGCAAGGGTTTTTGCTGTGGTCGTTGAGGATTTATTAGCAAAAGGAATGAAAAATGCTCAAAAT GCAATTATCTCCGGATGTTCAGCTGGAGGATTGGCTTCTATTCTAAATTGCGATCGATTCAAATCACTACTACCTGCAACAACTAAAGTGAAATGCCTTGCAGATGCTGGTTTTTTTATCAATGT AAAGGATGTCTCTGGAGCACAGCGCATTGAAGAGTTCTACAGTCAAGTTGTTCAAACACAT GGCTCAGCAAAGAATTTGCCTACATCCTGCACTTCAAGACTCAGACCAGGGCTG TGCTTTTTCCCTCAAAATGTCGTGTCCCAAATCAGTACCCCAATCTTCTTTGTAAATGCAGCCTATGACTCATGGCAG ATCAAAAACATTTTGGCACCAGGTGCTGCTGATCCCCGTGGCCAATGGCGTGAATGCAAGCTTGATATCAAAAACTGCTCACCTAATCAACTCAGTGTAATGCAAG GATTCAGGACAGATTTCTTAAGGGCATTTAGTGTGGTTGGCAACGCCGCATCTAAAGGGCATTTTATAGATGGTTGCTATGCACACTGCCAAACTGGAATACAAGAGACATGGCTGAGAAATGACTCCCCAGTGGTGGCCAAGACA TCAATTGCAAAGGCAGTGGGTGATTGGTTTTATGATCGAAGGCCCTTCCGTGAGATAGATTGTGCCTACCCTTGCAACCCTACTTGCCATAATCGTATTTTTGATCAGAATGAGCGTCCAGACGTATAG
- the LOC100802490 gene encoding ervatamin-B: protein MSACRSRSVTGVQYSILGPNLDKLPSQDETIQLFQLWRKEHGLVYKDLKEMAKRFEIFLSNLNYIIEFNAKRSSPSGYLLGLNNFADWSPSEFQEIYLHSLDMPTDSAPKLNGPLLSCIAPASLDWRNKVAVTAIKNQGSCGSCWAFSAAGAIEGIHAITTGELISLSEQELVNCDRVSKGCNGGWVNKAFDWVISNGGITLEAEYPYTGKDGGNCNSDKVPIKATIDGYEQVEQSDNGLLCSIVKQPISICLNATDFQLYESGIFDGQQCSSSSKYTNHCVLIVGYDSSNGEDYWIVKNSWGTKWGINGYIWIKRNTGLPYGVCGMNAWAYNPTIRK from the exons TGCAATACTCCATATTAGGCCCTAATTTGGACAAGCTTCCTTCACAGGATGAAACCATCCAACTATTCCAACTATGGAGAAAAGAGCATGGACTAGTGTATAAAGACCTAAAAGAGATGGCAAAGAGATTTGAGATTTTCTTGTCCAATTTGAATTATATCATTGAGTTTAATGCTAAAAGAAGCTCCCCTTCTGGCTACCTTCTTGGTCTAAACAATTTTGCTGATTGGAGCCCTAGTGAGTTCCAAGAAATCTACTTACATAGCCTTGATATGCCTACAGATAGTGCTCCTAAGCTGAATGGCCCTCTTTTATCATGTATTGCTCCTGCATCGTTAGATTGGAGGAATAAAGTAGCTGTTACTGCAATTAAGAATCAAGGGAGTTGTG GAAGTTGTTGGGCATTCTCAGCTGCTGGAGCCATAGAAGGAATACATGCTATAACTACAGGGGAGCTTATCAGCCTTTCTGAACAAGAGCTTGTGAACTGTGACCGTGTAAGCAAAGGTTGTAATGGAGGATGGGTGAATAAAGCATTTGATTGGGTTATAAGCAATGGAGGGATTACTTTGGAAGCAGAATATCCTTATACCGGAAAAGATGGTGGAAACTGCAATTCTGACAAG GTTCCAATCAAAGCAACCATTGATGGCTATGAACAAGTAGAACAATCAGACAACGGACTCTTGTGTTCCATAGTCAAGCAGCCTATTAGTATTTGTTTGAATGCAACCGATTTTCAACTATATGAATCT GGAATATTTGATGGTCAACAATGTTCATCGTCatcaaaatatacaaatcaCTGCGTGTTAATTGTGGGTTATGATTCCTCAAATGGTGAAGATTATTGGATCGTGAAGAATTCGTGGGGGACAAAATGGGGAATAAATGGttatatatggattaaaaggAACACCGGTTTGCCATATGGGGTATGTGGAATGAATGCTTGGGCTTATAACCCAACcataagaaaataa